A portion of the Streptomyces platensis genome contains these proteins:
- a CDS encoding 2Fe-2S iron-sulfur cluster-binding protein yields MFHPLQVREIEQLTDDAVAVTFTVPPELRTTFRHTPGQHIALRRSVDGQEIRRTYSICTPATDEPVLRVGIRLVEEGAFSTYALKELAVGDTVDVMAPAGRFTLEPRPGHFVGIVGGSGITPVLSIAATLLAQQPDARFCLIRSDRTAASTMFLEEVADLKDRYPQRFQLIHTLSREEQQAGLPSGRLDETRLRSLLPALLKTDSVDGWYLCGPYGLVQGAERALRALDVPRTRIHEEIFHIDNGTPTAPIAATPAHSAVTATLDGRSGNWPVHDGESLLEAVLRNRADAPYACKGGVCGTCRAFLVSGEVRMDRNFALESDEVDAGYVLACQSHPLTEKVELDFDR; encoded by the coding sequence ATGTTCCACCCGCTCCAGGTCCGGGAGATCGAGCAGCTCACGGACGACGCGGTGGCCGTCACCTTCACGGTCCCGCCCGAGCTGCGCACGACCTTCCGGCACACCCCCGGGCAGCACATCGCGCTGCGCAGATCGGTCGACGGCCAGGAGATCCGCCGTACGTACTCCATCTGCACCCCGGCCACCGACGAGCCCGTACTACGGGTGGGCATCCGGCTGGTCGAGGAGGGTGCGTTCTCGACGTACGCGCTCAAGGAACTGGCGGTCGGCGACACGGTGGACGTCATGGCCCCGGCAGGCCGCTTCACCCTCGAACCGCGCCCCGGCCACTTCGTCGGCATCGTCGGCGGCAGTGGCATCACCCCGGTGCTGTCCATCGCCGCCACCCTGCTCGCCCAGCAGCCGGACGCCCGCTTCTGCCTGATCCGCAGTGACCGGACGGCGGCGTCGACAATGTTTCTGGAGGAGGTGGCCGACCTCAAGGACCGCTATCCCCAGCGCTTCCAGCTCATCCACACCCTCTCCCGCGAGGAACAACAGGCCGGTCTGCCCTCCGGCCGGCTGGACGAGACCCGTCTCCGCTCCCTGCTGCCCGCCCTCCTGAAGACCGACTCCGTCGACGGCTGGTACCTCTGCGGCCCCTACGGCCTGGTCCAGGGCGCCGAGCGGGCCCTGCGCGCCCTCGATGTGCCCCGCACCCGCATCCACGAAGAGATCTTCCACATCGACAACGGCACCCCGACCGCCCCCATAGCCGCCACCCCCGCGCACAGCGCCGTGACCGCCACCCTCGACGGCCGCTCCGGCAATTGGCCCGTCCACGACGGCGAATCGCTGCTCGAAGCGGTTTTGCGCAACCGCGCGGACGCCCCGTACGCCTGCAAGGGCGGCGTCTGCGGCACCTGCCGCGCCTTCCTGGTCTCGGGCGAGGTCCGCATGGACCGCAACTTCGCCCTGGAATCCGACGAGGTCGACGCGGGCTACGTCCTGGCCTGCCAGTCCCACCCGCTCACGGAGAAGGTGGAGCTGGACTTCGACCGATAG
- a CDS encoding acyl-CoA dehydrogenase family protein, giving the protein MDFTFTEEQQAAVEAAKAVFSGVAPDSVPSPALTPGAVADDFDRALWRKLADADLLSLPIAPEHGGAGLDPIALCLVLRESAKVLARVPLLESGAAALTIQRYATEELCAEVLPGVGTGDLVVTVAAHGRTGHEPADLAVAAHQEDSEWVLDGVQTAVPWARTTDRVLIPAHTPDGHAVLALVPRTHPGVTLDDQVSTSGEPHAEVRLDSVRISDRKMITDPAAWEWLRNVLTTGTCALALGVGARVLDMTSDYTSKREQFGYPVATFQAVACQAADRFIDLRAMEATLWQAAWRLTTEAGGPLPLAGDVAVAKIWASEGVRRVVQTAQHLHGGFGADTDYPLHRYHAWAKQLELSLGPAAAHEESLGELIAAHPLG; this is encoded by the coding sequence GTGGACTTCACCTTCACCGAGGAGCAGCAGGCCGCCGTCGAAGCGGCGAAGGCCGTCTTCTCGGGGGTCGCTCCGGACAGTGTGCCCAGCCCGGCGCTCACCCCCGGTGCGGTCGCCGACGACTTCGACCGCGCGCTGTGGCGCAAGCTCGCCGACGCCGATCTGCTGAGCCTGCCGATCGCGCCCGAACACGGCGGCGCGGGCCTGGACCCGATCGCGCTCTGCCTCGTACTCCGCGAGTCGGCCAAGGTGCTGGCACGGGTACCGCTGCTGGAGTCCGGCGCCGCCGCGCTCACCATCCAGCGTTACGCGACCGAAGAACTCTGTGCGGAGGTGCTCCCCGGGGTCGGCACCGGAGACCTCGTCGTGACCGTCGCCGCCCATGGCCGCACCGGGCACGAACCGGCCGACCTCGCCGTGGCAGCCCATCAGGAGGACTCCGAGTGGGTCCTCGACGGCGTCCAGACCGCTGTCCCCTGGGCCCGGACCACCGACCGGGTCCTGATCCCCGCCCACACCCCCGACGGGCACGCCGTACTCGCCCTTGTCCCCCGCACCCACCCGGGCGTCACGCTCGACGACCAAGTCTCCACCAGCGGAGAGCCGCACGCCGAGGTCCGGCTGGACTCCGTGCGTATCAGCGACCGGAAAATGATCACCGACCCCGCCGCCTGGGAATGGCTGCGCAACGTGCTGACCACCGGCACCTGCGCACTCGCTCTGGGGGTCGGCGCGCGTGTACTGGACATGACCAGCGACTACACCAGCAAGCGCGAACAGTTCGGGTACCCGGTGGCCACCTTCCAGGCCGTCGCCTGCCAGGCCGCCGATCGCTTCATCGATCTGCGCGCCATGGAAGCCACCCTCTGGCAGGCCGCCTGGCGCCTCACCACCGAAGCAGGCGGCCCGCTACCGCTCGCCGGAGATGTAGCGGTGGCCAAGATCTGGGCCTCGGAGGGCGTACGCCGGGTCGTCCAGACCGCCCAGCATCTGCACGGCGGCTTCGGCGCCGACACCGACTACCCGCTGCACCGCTACCACGCCTGGGCCAAACAGCTCGAACTCTCCCTCGGTCCGGCCGCCGCGCACGAGGAGTCCCTCGGCGAGCTGATCGCGGCACATCCGCTGGGGTGA
- a CDS encoding rhodanese-like domain-containing protein — translation MQFGSVPTVGVDALTSEDFLLDVREDDEWEAGHAEGALHIPMSEFVARYGELTEAAPDAGKVYVLCRVGGRSAQVAQYLIQQGVDAVNVAGGMQAWEAAGRPVSDGKGGSGSVI, via the coding sequence ATGCAATTTGGTTCTGTGCCCACGGTCGGTGTCGACGCTCTCACGTCGGAGGACTTCCTCCTGGACGTGCGCGAGGACGACGAGTGGGAGGCCGGGCACGCCGAGGGCGCGCTGCACATCCCGATGAGTGAATTCGTCGCCCGCTACGGCGAGTTGACCGAGGCAGCGCCCGACGCCGGCAAGGTGTATGTGCTGTGCCGGGTCGGCGGGCGCTCGGCGCAGGTGGCCCAGTATCTGATCCAGCAGGGCGTCGACGCGGTGAACGTCGCGGGCGGCATGCAGGCATGGGAGGCCGCCGGCCGCCCCGTCTCGGACGGTAAGGGCGGCTCGGGGTCGGTTATCTAG
- a CDS encoding J domain-containing protein: protein MTNSHAENAQDGQHRPDVPGTPDAPADPQAPDARDGGQGAQLGHGGGPEDQAAGPEGLDAGHGGQTDAPVGQAAEGDGPGVGQAGAGARSGVGQADPAAAESGGAADEQVAAAQDAATRRLAKAVLAAEQALIEFEIAVETFRVEVDNFSRLHHQRLGPMYARLDELDAQIAEAVAARTGDPADIRKAREARASVLPMPEVEELFHGWMGSDGLFPEAQAMLTEQSVRPPQKVRPSEEARKVYRDLVRKAHPDLARDDAERARRDAFIARVNAAYAQGDAAVLRELAREWEAGPAPAEERLSESEELYARLEWLAERKELLAAMAAELEESAIGAMIKMAPEDPDALLEEIAEKLLADVAERETYLAQLVG from the coding sequence GTGACGAACTCGCACGCGGAGAACGCGCAGGACGGCCAGCACCGACCGGACGTACCGGGCACCCCGGACGCCCCGGCCGACCCGCAGGCACCGGACGCCCGCGACGGCGGGCAGGGCGCCCAGCTCGGGCACGGCGGCGGCCCGGAGGATCAGGCCGCGGGCCCGGAGGGACTCGATGCCGGACATGGGGGCCAGACCGATGCACCCGTAGGCCAGGCCGCGGAAGGGGACGGGCCGGGCGTCGGCCAGGCCGGCGCGGGGGCCCGGTCGGGCGTCGGTCAGGCTGACCCGGCGGCCGCCGAGTCGGGCGGAGCGGCCGATGAGCAAGTGGCCGCGGCTCAGGACGCGGCGACCCGGCGGCTGGCGAAGGCGGTGCTGGCCGCGGAGCAGGCGCTGATCGAGTTCGAGATCGCGGTGGAGACCTTCCGGGTGGAGGTGGACAACTTCTCCCGCCTGCACCACCAGCGGCTCGGCCCCATGTACGCACGGCTGGACGAGCTGGACGCGCAGATCGCCGAGGCGGTGGCGGCGCGTACGGGCGACCCCGCGGACATCCGTAAGGCGCGGGAGGCGCGGGCGTCGGTGCTGCCGATGCCGGAGGTCGAGGAGCTGTTCCACGGCTGGATGGGGTCGGACGGGCTGTTTCCGGAGGCCCAGGCGATGCTCACCGAGCAGTCGGTGCGGCCCCCGCAAAAGGTGCGGCCCAGCGAAGAGGCCCGCAAGGTCTATCGCGACTTGGTGCGCAAGGCTCACCCGGACCTGGCGCGGGACGACGCGGAGCGTGCCCGGCGGGACGCGTTCATCGCCCGGGTCAACGCGGCGTATGCCCAGGGCGACGCGGCGGTACTGCGCGAGCTGGCGCGGGAGTGGGAGGCCGGCCCCGCGCCGGCCGAGGAGCGGCTCAGCGAGAGCGAGGAGCTCTACGCGCGGCTGGAGTGGCTGGCCGAGCGCAAGGAGCTGCTGGCCGCGATGGCCGCTGAGCTGGAGGAGAGCGCGATCGGCGCGATGATCAAGATGGCGCCGGAGGACCCGGACGCGCTGCTGGAGGAGATCGCCGAGAAGCTGCTCGCCGATGTCGCGGAACGCGAGACGTACCTCGCGCAGCTGGTCGGGTAG
- a CDS encoding DUF2252 domain-containing protein, giving the protein MPRVPYVPGFARQDAQGPSPKAVGRALRERLPRAEQAGLSIADGRPDAVGAVEESNAGRLPELTPIRVGRMAASPFAFLRGSAGLMAYDLAVDPVTGIGTQICGDAHAANFGLYGDARGGLVIDLNDFDETLHGPWEWDVKRLAASVVLAGREAGADEDDCRRAAQDAAGSYRRTMRLLAKLPAVEAWNAIADEDLVSHTDARDLLGTLEQVAEKARKNTSARFAAKATEPVADGGRRFVDAQPVLRRVPDAEAAAVAASLTGYLDTIAEHRLPLLARYAVHDVAFRVVGTGSVGLRSYVVLLLDHRGEPLVLQMKEARGSVLAPFAEKAGFPVPSVVHEGRRVVLGQRRMQVVSDILLGWTTVPGMESSGVGGTGGADVADFPQDGLPFQVRQFRNRKGSVDPTQLSGEQMDDYARMTGALLARAHSHSVDPRLLAGYCGKNEELDEAIAAFAVSYANRTEADHTALTTAVKNGRIAAEMGV; this is encoded by the coding sequence ATGCCGCGTGTGCCGTACGTACCGGGGTTTGCCCGTCAGGATGCCCAGGGACCGTCGCCCAAGGCGGTGGGGCGGGCGCTGCGGGAGCGGCTCCCGCGTGCCGAGCAGGCCGGGCTGTCGATCGCGGACGGGCGGCCGGACGCGGTCGGGGCGGTCGAGGAGTCCAACGCCGGCCGGCTGCCCGAGCTGACGCCTATACGGGTCGGCCGGATGGCCGCGAGCCCCTTCGCTTTCCTTCGCGGCTCCGCGGGCCTGATGGCGTACGACCTGGCCGTCGACCCGGTGACCGGCATCGGCACACAGATCTGCGGAGACGCGCATGCCGCCAACTTCGGCCTCTACGGCGACGCCCGCGGCGGCCTCGTCATCGACCTCAACGACTTCGACGAGACCCTGCACGGACCGTGGGAATGGGATGTGAAGCGGCTCGCGGCGTCGGTCGTGCTGGCCGGCCGGGAGGCGGGCGCCGATGAGGACGACTGCCGCAGGGCGGCGCAGGACGCGGCGGGCTCCTATCGGCGCACGATGCGGCTGCTGGCCAAGCTGCCGGCCGTCGAGGCGTGGAACGCGATCGCCGACGAGGACCTGGTCTCGCACACCGACGCCCGGGATCTGCTGGGAACCCTGGAGCAGGTCGCGGAGAAGGCCCGTAAGAACACCAGCGCGCGGTTCGCGGCCAAGGCGACGGAGCCGGTGGCGGACGGCGGCCGCCGTTTCGTGGACGCGCAGCCGGTTCTGCGGCGGGTGCCGGACGCGGAGGCCGCAGCCGTGGCCGCGTCCCTCACCGGCTATCTGGACACCATCGCCGAGCACCGACTGCCCCTGCTGGCCCGGTACGCGGTGCACGATGTGGCTTTCCGTGTGGTCGGTACGGGCAGCGTGGGCCTGCGGTCGTATGTGGTGCTGCTGCTCGACCACCGGGGCGAACCGCTGGTCCTTCAGATGAAGGAGGCACGCGGTTCGGTGCTGGCTCCCTTCGCGGAGAAGGCCGGCTTCCCGGTGCCGTCGGTGGTGCACGAGGGCCGCCGGGTGGTCCTCGGCCAGCGCCGGATGCAGGTGGTCAGCGACATCCTGCTGGGCTGGACGACGGTGCCGGGCATGGAGTCGTCGGGGGTTGGTGGCACGGGTGGCGCGGACGTGGCCGACTTCCCGCAGGACGGGCTGCCCTTCCAGGTCCGCCAGTTCAGAAATCGCAAGGGCAGTGTGGACCCGACGCAGCTGTCCGGCGAGCAGATGGACGACTACGCCCGGATGACCGGCGCCCTCCTGGCCCGAGCACACTCGCACAGCGTCGACCCGCGCCTGCTGGCCGGCTACTGCGGCAAGAACGAAGAACTCGACGAGGCCATAGCGGCCTTCGCGGTCTCCTACGCGAACCGCACGGAAGCAGACCACACGGCCCTGACCACAGCGGTGAAGAACGGACGGATCGCGGCAGAGATGGGGGTGTGA
- a CDS encoding MarR family winged helix-turn-helix transcriptional regulator has product MAHREDSVETIQQEMTAFARRARATAARMHPELSLVSYTLLAHLDDQQGCRATDLAAHYFLDKSTVSRQIAALEKLGFVERRVDPEDHRVQVLHPTEKGDRVLANVTASRRRAFHERLADWDEEDLDRFATYLRRYNAAQERLG; this is encoded by the coding sequence GTGGCTCACCGCGAGGACTCCGTCGAGACCATCCAGCAGGAGATGACCGCGTTCGCCCGCCGGGCCCGCGCGACCGCCGCCCGGATGCATCCTGAGCTGTCGCTGGTCTCCTACACCCTGCTTGCGCACCTCGATGACCAGCAGGGATGCCGCGCCACGGACCTCGCGGCCCACTACTTCCTGGACAAGTCCACGGTCAGCCGGCAGATCGCCGCACTGGAGAAGCTCGGATTCGTCGAGCGCCGCGTCGACCCGGAGGACCACCGCGTCCAGGTGCTGCACCCCACCGAGAAGGGCGACCGGGTGCTCGCCAACGTCACCGCCAGCCGGCGCCGGGCGTTCCACGAGCGGCTGGCCGACTGGGACGAGGAAGATCTCGACCGCTTCGCGACCTATCTGCGCCGCTACAACGCCGCCCAGGAACGACTGGGGTAA
- a CDS encoding winged helix-turn-helix transcriptional regulator produces the protein MADHGEAMCRQVDGKMTRVFELFGKRWTGLIVATLMPGPVHFADLRRAIPGISERMLSDRLMELASTGLVVREVDAGPPLRVAYRLTEAGLAMEPALKELGRWAETYLADGGQCPERFRK, from the coding sequence ATGGCGGACCACGGCGAGGCGATGTGCAGGCAGGTCGACGGCAAGATGACGCGCGTCTTCGAGCTGTTCGGGAAGCGCTGGACGGGGTTGATCGTCGCCACCCTGATGCCGGGCCCGGTGCACTTCGCCGATCTGCGGCGGGCCATCCCCGGGATCAGTGAGCGGATGCTCTCCGACCGCCTCATGGAGCTGGCGTCTACGGGCCTGGTCGTCCGCGAGGTGGACGCGGGGCCGCCGCTGCGCGTCGCCTACCGGCTGACGGAGGCCGGTCTGGCGATGGAGCCGGCGCTCAAGGAGCTGGGGCGCTGGGCGGAGACCTATCTCGCCGACGGCGGGCAGTGTCCGGAGCGGTTCCGGAAGTAG
- a CDS encoding FMN-dependent NADH-azoreductase, translated as MATLLLIDSSVFPEGGSASRSVTAAFRKAWEEQHPDGTVIHRDLAADPLPHLDGAGASAAFSDPATHTPEQQAAFALRVELAEELERADAIVIGAPMYNFTIPSTLKAWLDQVIIMGRTAGEQPSAKGTPVTVVASRGGSYAPGTPRESFEYVQNYLAAVLNGGMGLDVDFIVPELTMAPNNPAMAELVPLYETSRDKAREDAAAKAKALVARLAA; from the coding sequence ATGGCCACGCTTCTGCTCATCGACTCGTCCGTATTTCCCGAGGGCGGCTCCGCCTCCCGTTCGGTCACCGCGGCCTTCCGCAAGGCCTGGGAGGAGCAGCACCCCGACGGCACCGTGATCCACCGCGATCTGGCCGCCGATCCGCTGCCGCACCTCGACGGTGCCGGCGCCTCCGCCGCCTTCTCCGACCCGGCCACCCACACCCCCGAGCAGCAGGCGGCCTTCGCACTGCGCGTCGAGCTCGCCGAGGAGCTGGAGCGGGCCGACGCGATCGTCATCGGCGCGCCGATGTACAACTTCACGATCCCCTCCACGCTCAAGGCGTGGCTCGACCAGGTGATCATCATGGGACGTACGGCGGGTGAGCAGCCGTCAGCCAAGGGCACCCCGGTCACCGTCGTCGCCAGCCGTGGCGGTTCCTACGCGCCGGGCACGCCCCGTGAGTCCTTCGAGTACGTCCAGAACTACCTGGCGGCCGTGCTGAACGGCGGGATGGGCCTGGACGTCGACTTCATCGTCCCGGAGCTGACCATGGCCCCGAACAACCCGGCGATGGCCGAGCTGGTCCCGCTGTACGAGACCTCCCGCGACAAGGCCCGCGAGGACGCGGCGGCCAAGGCCAAGGCCCTCGTCGCGCGCCTCGCCGCCTGA
- a CDS encoding FhaA domain-containing protein: MGVLKRFEQRLEGLVNGTFAKVFKSEVQPVEIAGALQRECDNNATIWNRDRTVVPNDFIVELSTPDYERLSPYSGQLGDELSSMVRDYAKQQRYTFMGSIKVHLEKADDLDTGLYRVRSRTLASSSSQEQPGPAAADRRSTAAPRGGQPGGGHVSPPPMPSSPPPGGAQSVPRTAPPGAGPQPHAQTRRWIEINGTRHQISRPTLVLGRSTDADVRIDDPGVSRRHCEIRVGTPPMIQDLGSTNGIVVDGQHTTRANLRDGSRIVVGSTTIVYRQAEG, encoded by the coding sequence GTGGGAGTACTGAAGCGTTTCGAGCAGCGTCTCGAAGGTCTCGTCAACGGCACCTTCGCCAAGGTGTTCAAGTCCGAGGTGCAGCCCGTTGAGATCGCCGGCGCGCTACAGCGCGAGTGCGACAACAACGCCACCATCTGGAACCGCGACCGCACGGTCGTCCCCAACGACTTCATCGTCGAGCTGAGCACCCCCGACTACGAGCGGCTGAGCCCCTACAGCGGGCAGCTCGGCGACGAGCTCTCCAGCATGGTCCGCGACTACGCCAAGCAGCAGCGGTACACCTTCATGGGCTCGATCAAGGTCCATCTGGAGAAGGCCGACGATCTCGACACCGGCCTGTACCGCGTGCGCAGCCGCACGCTCGCCTCCAGCTCGTCGCAGGAGCAGCCGGGCCCGGCGGCGGCCGACCGGCGCTCCACCGCGGCGCCTCGCGGCGGCCAGCCCGGCGGCGGCCATGTGAGCCCGCCCCCCATGCCTTCGTCCCCGCCTCCCGGCGGCGCACAGTCCGTACCCCGTACGGCACCGCCCGGTGCAGGACCGCAGCCCCACGCGCAAACCAGGCGCTGGATCGAGATCAACGGCACCCGCCACCAGATCTCGCGACCCACGCTCGTGCTGGGTCGCAGCACCGACGCTGACGTACGGATCGACGACCCGGGTGTCTCCCGGCGTCACTGTGAGATCCGGGTCGGAACGCCCCCCATGATCCAGGATCTGGGTTCCACGAACGGCATCGTGGTAGACGGGCAGC